A DNA window from Lutra lutra chromosome 8, mLutLut1.2, whole genome shotgun sequence contains the following coding sequences:
- the LOC125107554 gene encoding protein SET — MAPKRQSSLPPQTKKPRLPPAPKSGQTSTSQHLHKGEKEQQEAIEHIDEVQNEIDRLNEQASEEILKVEQKYNKLRQPFFQKRSELIAKIPNFWVTTFVNHPQVSALLGEEDEEALHYLTRVEVTEFEDIKSGYRIDFYFDENPYFENKVLSKEFHLNESGDPSSKSTEIKWKSGKDLTKRSSQTQNKASRKRQHEEPESFFTWFTDHSDAGADELGEVIKDDIWPNPLQYYLVPDMDDEEGEGEEDDDDDEEEEGLEDIDEEGDEDEGEEDEDDDEGEEGEEDEGEDD, encoded by the coding sequence ATGGCCCCCAAACGCCAGTCTTCGCTCCCACCTCAAACGAAGAAACCGAgactgcctcctgcccccaagtCAGGGCAGACGTCAACATCTCAGCACTTgcataagggagaaaaagaacagcaagaagcaATTGAACATATTGatgaagtacaaaatgaaatagacagACTTAATGAACAAGCCAGTGAGGagattttgaaagtagaacagaaatataacaaactCCGCCAACCATTTTTTCAGAAGAGGTCGGAATTGATCGCCAAAATCCCCAATTTTTGGGTAACAACATTTGTCAACCATCCACAAGTGTCTGCACTGCttggggaggaggatgaagaggcgCTGCATTATTTGACAAGAGTTGAAGTGACAGAATTTGAAGATATTAAATCAGGTTacagaatagatttttattttgatgaaaacccTTACTTCGAAAATAAAGTTCTCTCCAAAGAATTTCATCTGAATGAGAGTGGTGATCCATCTTCAAAGTCCactgaaatcaaatggaaatctggAAAGGATTTGACGAAACGTTCAAGTCAAACACAGAATAAAGCCAGCAggaagagacagcatgaggaaCCAGAGAGCTTCTTCACCTGGTTTACTGACCATTCTGATGCAGGTGCAGATGAGTTAGGAGAGGTCATCAAAGATGATATTTGGCCAAATCCATTACAGTACTACTTGGTTCCCGATATGGAtgatgaagaaggggaaggagaagaggatgatgatgatgatgaagaagaagaaggattggAAGATATTGATGAAGAAGGAGATGAGGATGAAggtgaagaagatgaagatgatgatgagggggaggaaggagaggaggatgaaggagaagatgaCTAA